The proteins below are encoded in one region of Paenibacillus sp. YYML68:
- a CDS encoding methyltransferase domain-containing protein, whose protein sequence is MKEQLSRNIGLYRREKGLTQEELAQSVGVTYQAVSKWENAQTMPELALLPDLSRTLGVSIDKLLGYVSQDKPMTIYEEEYQTDSYYWGTEPNEACYQVLQAMPPTKRLRLIDIGCGEGKDAVFFARNGYAVTAFDITDAGVEKTRRLAERVGVHVDVFKADILQYRFEEPYDIVFSSGVLHYMKPELREEIFANYKRYTAPNGLHVFNVFVNKPFIAPPPEKEPHAYKWHSGELLAHYRDWLIEDSAELVFDCHSSGVPHQHAMATVMARKVEGTALVGSNRH, encoded by the coding sequence ATGAAGGAGCAATTATCGAGAAATATCGGGTTATACCGGAGAGAGAAGGGCCTGACCCAGGAGGAGCTTGCCCAATCGGTCGGGGTGACGTATCAGGCAGTGTCGAAGTGGGAGAATGCGCAGACGATGCCGGAGCTGGCGCTGCTCCCTGACCTGTCGCGAACGCTAGGCGTGAGCATCGACAAGCTGCTCGGCTACGTGTCGCAGGACAAGCCGATGACGATCTATGAGGAAGAGTATCAGACGGATAGCTATTACTGGGGGACGGAGCCGAATGAGGCTTGTTACCAGGTGCTGCAGGCGATGCCGCCGACGAAGCGCTTGAGGCTAATCGATATCGGGTGCGGGGAAGGGAAGGACGCGGTGTTTTTTGCCAGGAATGGCTATGCGGTCACGGCCTTCGATATTACGGATGCGGGTGTGGAGAAGACGAGGCGGCTCGCGGAGCGGGTGGGCGTACACGTCGATGTGTTCAAGGCGGACATTCTCCAATACCGGTTCGAGGAGCCGTACGACATCGTGTTCTCAAGCGGCGTGCTGCATTATATGAAGCCGGAGCTGCGGGAGGAGATTTTCGCTAATTATAAAAGGTATACCGCGCCGAACGGCCTGCACGTGTTCAATGTGTTCGTGAACAAGCCATTCATCGCCCCGCCTCCGGAGAAGGAGCCGCACGCGTACAAGTGGCATTCCGGCGAGCTGCTCGCCCATTATCGGGACTGGCTGATCGAGGACAGCGCGGAGCTTGTATTCGACTGCCATTCATCAGGCGTGCCGCACCAGCATGCGATGGCGACCGTTATGGCGCGGAAGGTGGAGGGGACGGCTCTAGTCGGCTCTAATCGGCACTAG
- a CDS encoding Gfo/Idh/MocA family protein — protein sequence MRFGVIGTNWITDRFLQAAQSVEDFALTAVYSRTEERARAYADQWSIPHRFTELAQLAKSDELDAVYIATPNSLHAEHAIQCMQHGKHVLCEKPLASNAAEVRAMQAAAQDNGVLLMEAMKSTCMPGFEAVQAALPRIGRVRRYYASYCQYSSRYDAYRQGTVLNAFNPTYSNGAMMDLGIYCLYPLLTLFGAPTRIQATGYMLESGVDGEGSMVLTYPDMDAVIMYSKITSSSLPSEIQGEDGTLVMDSISEPHRVQLRLHDGTLEDLTRAQPEPPMAYELREFIRTLQAGRLESSINSFARSLATITVMDEARRQLGLVYEADRRAVQEQQG from the coding sequence ATCCGATTCGGCGTCATCGGCACCAACTGGATTACAGACCGATTCCTGCAAGCGGCGCAATCCGTTGAAGACTTCGCCCTAACAGCCGTCTACTCCCGCACCGAGGAGCGGGCCCGTGCATATGCCGACCAATGGAGCATCCCCCATCGGTTCACCGAGCTCGCGCAGCTCGCCAAGAGCGATGAGCTCGATGCCGTCTATATCGCTACGCCGAACTCACTGCACGCCGAGCATGCGATACAGTGCATGCAGCACGGCAAGCACGTGCTGTGCGAAAAGCCGCTCGCCTCGAACGCAGCAGAGGTGCGGGCGATGCAGGCCGCAGCGCAAGACAATGGCGTATTACTCATGGAGGCGATGAAATCGACCTGCATGCCCGGCTTCGAGGCCGTACAAGCCGCGCTGCCGCGCATCGGCCGCGTACGGAGGTATTACGCAAGCTACTGCCAATATTCCTCACGCTATGACGCCTACCGGCAAGGCACCGTGCTCAACGCCTTCAATCCGACTTATTCCAATGGTGCGATGATGGATCTCGGCATCTATTGCTTGTACCCGCTGCTCACGCTATTCGGTGCGCCGACTCGCATTCAAGCGACTGGCTATATGCTCGAATCGGGCGTCGATGGCGAAGGCAGCATGGTGCTCACGTACCCGGACATGGATGCGGTCATTATGTATTCGAAAATTACGAGCTCCAGTCTTCCAAGTGAGATTCAAGGCGAGGACGGTACGTTGGTCATGGATTCAATCAGCGAGCCGCATCGCGTCCAGCTTCGTCTCCACGACGGAACGCTCGAGGATCTCACGCGCGCCCAGCCAGAGCCGCCAATGGCCTACGAGCTGCGCGAGTTCATCCGTACGCTGCAGGCAGGGAGGCTAGAGTCCAGCATCAACAGCTTCGCACGCTCGCTGGCGACGATCACCGTCATGGATGAGGCGCGCAGACAGCTCGGCCTCGTGTATGAGGCGGATCGACGAGCTGTTCAAGAGCAGCAAGGCTAG